The genome window ATAAGGAGAGACTAGTGATttcaaaatatatagaaatcaggaGAGAGTAGGGAACTCAAAGTGTACAGAGATCAagagagagtagggatctcagagcGTACAGGAATCAGGAGAGTGTAGGGATCTCAGAGTGTTGAGAGATCAagagagagtagggatctcagagtgtaCAGGGATCAGGAGACAGAAGGGATGTCAGAGTGtacagagatcaggagagagtagggatctAGAGTGTACAGAGATTAGGCGAGTGTAGGGATCTCCGAGTGTATCGGAATCATGAGAGATAAGGGATCTCAGAGTGTATATAGATAAGGAGAGACTAGGGATTTCAGAGTATATAGGAATCAGGAGAGAGTAGAGATCTCAGAGTGtacagagatcaggagagagtagggatctcagagtgtacagagatcaggagagagtagggatcACCGAGTGtacagagatcaggagagagtagggatctcagagtgCACAGTGatcaggagagagtagggatctcagagtgtaCAGGAGTCAGGCGAGTGTAGGGATCTCTGAGTGTATCGGAATCATgagagagtagggatctcagagtgtaTATAGATAAGGAGAGACTAGGGATTTCAGAGTATATAGGAACCAGGAGAGAGTGGGGATCTCAGAGTGTACAGAGATTAagagagagtagggatctcagagcATACAGGAatcaggagagagtagggatctcagagtgtacagagatcaagagagagtagggatctcagagtgtaCAGAGATAAGGAGAGACTAGGGATTTCAGAGTAAACAGGAGtcaggagagagtagggatctcagagtgtacagagatcaagagagagtagggatctcagagcgtacaggaatcaggagcatgtagggatctcagagtgtagagagatcaagagagagtagggatctcagagtgtaCAGGGTTtaggagagagtagggatctcagagtttACAGAGATTAGGAAATAGTAGGGATTTCAGAGTATACAGGAGTCAGGAGACAGTAGGGATTTCATAGTTTACAGGGatcaggagagagtagggatctcagagtgtaCATAGATAAGGAGAGACTAGTGATttcaaaatatatagaaatcaggagagagtagggatctcagagtgtacagagatcaagagagagtagggatctcagagcgtacaggaatcagtagagtgtagggatctcagagtgtggagagatcaagagagagtagggatctcagagtgtaCAGGGATCAGGAGACAGAAGGGATGTCAGAGTGTACAGATatcaggagagagtagggatctAGAGTGTGCAGAGATTAGGCAAGAGTAGGGATCTCTGAGTGTATCGGAATCATGAGTGAGTAGGGATCTCAGAATGTACAGAGATCAAGAGAGAGAAGGGATCTCAGAGCATATAGGAATCAGGACagagtagggatctcagagtgtaCAGTGATCAagagagagtagggatctcagagcGTACAGGAATCAGGAGAGTgtagggatctcagagtgtacagagatcaaaaagagtagggatctcagagcGTATCGGAATCATgagagagtagggatctcagagtgtaTATAGATAAGGAGAGACTAGGGATTTCAGAATATATAGGAatcaggagagagtagggatctcagagtgtacagagatcaagagagagtagggatctcagagcGTACAGGAatcaggagagagtagggatTTAGAGTGTACAGAGATCAagagagagtagggatctcagagtgtaCAGAGATAAGGAGAGACTAGGGATTTCAGAGTATACAGGAGtcaggagagagtagggatctcagagtgtaCAGATATCAagagagagtagggatctcagagcGTACAGGGATCAGGAGAGTgtagggatctcagagtgtaGAGACATCAAGAGAGAGAAAGGATCTCAGAGTGTACAGGGATCAGGAGAGATTAGGGATCTCATAATGTACAGAGATCAGGAGAGATTACGGATCTCAGAGTATACAGGAGTCAGGAGACAGTAGGGATTTCAGAGTGTACAGGGTTtaggagagagtagggatctcagagtatacagagatcaggagagagtagggatctcagagtgtacagagatcaggagagagtagggatTTTAGAGTGTACAGGGATCAGGAGAGAGTATTGATCTCAGAGTGTACAGGGATCAGGAGACAGTAGGGATTTCATAGTGTGCAGGGatcaggagagagtagggatctcggtgtgcacagggatcaggagagagtagggatctcagagtgtatagggatcaggagagagtagggatctcagagtgtaCAGGGATCAGGAGACAGAAGGGATGTCAGAGTGTACAGATatcaggagagagtagggatctAGAGTGTGCAGAGATTAGGCAAGAGTAGGGATCTCTGAGTGTATCGGAATCATGAGTGAGTAGGGATCTCAGAATGTACAGAGATCAAGAGAGAGAAGGGATCTCAGAGCATATAGGAATCAGGACagagtagggatctcagagtgtaCAGTGATCAagagagagtagggatctcagagcGTACAGGAATCAGGAGAGTgtagggatctcagagtgtacagagatcaaaaagagtagggatctcagagcGTATCGGAATCATgagagagtagggatctcagagtgtaTATAGATAAGGAGAGACTAGGGATTTCAGAGTATATAGGAatcaggagagagtagggatctcagagtgtacagagatcaagagagagtagggatctcagagcGTACAGGAatcaggagagagtagggatctcagagtgtacagagatcaagagagagtagggatctcagagtgtaCAGAGATAAGGAGAGACTAGGGATTTCAGAGTATACAGGAGtcaggagagagtagggatctcagagtgtaCAGATATCAagagagagtagggatctcagagcGTACAGGGATCAGGAGAGTgtagggatctcagagtgtaGAGACATCAAGAGAGAGAAAGGATCTCAGAGTGTACAGGGATCAGGAGAGATTAGGGATCTCATAATGTACAGAGATCAGGAGAGATTACGGATCTCAGAGTATACAGGAGTCAGGAGATAGTAGGGATTTCAGAGTGTACAGGGTTtaggagagagtagggatctcagagtatacagagatcaggagagagtagggatctcagagtgtacagagatcaggagagagtagggatTTTAGAGTGTACAGGGATCAGGAGAGAGTATTGATCTCAGAGTGTACAGGGATCAGGAGACAGTAGGGATTTCATAGTGTGCAGGGatcaggagagagtagggatctcggtgtgcacagggatcaggagagagtagggatctcagagtgtatagggatcaggagagagtagggatctcagagtgtaCAGGGATCAGGAGAGAGCAGAGATCTCAGAGTGTAGAGAGATCAGAAGAGAGTAGGGATGTCACAGTGTACAGAGATTAGGCGAGTGTAGGGATCTCCGAGTGTTTCAGAATCATgagagagtagggatctcagagtgtaTATAGATAAGGAGAGACTAGGGATTTCAGGGTATATAGGAGtcaggagagagtagggatctcagagtgtacagagatcaagagagagtagggatctcagagcGTACAGGAATCAGGAGAGTgtagggatctcagagtgtagagagatcaagagagagtagggatctcagagtgtaCAGGGATCAGGAGAGATTAAAAATCTCAGAATGtacagagatcaggagagagtagggatctcagagtATACAGGAGTCAGGAGACAGTAGGGATTTCAGAGTGTACAGGGTTtaggagagagtagggatctcagagtgtacagagatcaggagagagtagggatctcagagtgtaCAGAGATCAGTAGAGAGTAGGGATTTTAGAGTGTACAGGGATCAGGAGAGAGTATTGATCTCAGAGTGTACAGGGATCAGGAGACAGTAGGGATTTCATAGTGTGCAGGGATCAGGAGAGAGTAGAGATCTCGGAGTGCACAGGGatcaggagagagtagggatctcagagtgtaCAGGGATCAGGAGACagtagggatctcagagtgtaGAGAGATCAGAATAGAGTAGGGATGTCACAGTGTACAGAGATCACGAGAGAGTAGGGATGTCACAGTGtacagagatcaggagagagtagggatctcagagtgtaCAGGGATCAGGAGACAGAAGGGATGTCAGAGTGtacagagatcaggagagagtagggatctAAATTGTTCAGAGATTAGACGAGTGTAGGGATCTCCGAGTGTATCGGAATCATgagagagtagggatctcagagtgtaTATAGATAAGGAGAGACTAGGGATTTCAGAGTATATAGGAatcaggagagagtagggatctcagagtgtacagagatcaagagagagtagggatctcagagcGTACAGGAATCAGGAGAGCgtagggatctcagagtgtaCAGAGATCAAGAGAGAGTAGGTATCTCAGAGTGTACAGAGATAAGGAGAGACTAGGGATTTCAGAGTATACAGGAGTCAGGAGAGAGTAAGGATCTCAGAGTGTACAGAGATCAagagagagtagggatctcagagcGTACAGGAATCAGGAGAGTgtagggatctcagagtgtaGAGAGATCAAGAGAGAGTAGGGATCTTAGAGTGTACAGGGATCAGGAGAGATTAAAAATCTCAGAATGtacagagatcaggagagagtagggatctcagagtATACAGGAGTCAGGAGACAGTAGGGATTTCAGAGTGTACAGGGTTtaggagagagtagggatctcagagtatacagagatcaggagagagtagggatctcagagtgtacagagatcaggagagagtagggatTTTAGAGTGTACAGGGATCAGGAGACagtagggatctcagagtgtaCAGGGATCAGGAGAGAGCAGAGATCTCAGAGTATAGAGAGATCAGGAGACAGAAGGGATATCAGAGTGtacagagatcaggagagagtagggatTTTAGAGTGTACAGGGATCAGGAGACagtagggatctcagagtgtaCAGGGATTAGGAGAGAGCAGAGATCTCAGAGTGTAGAGAGATCAGGAGACAGAAGGGATGTGAGAGTGtacagagatcaggagagagtagggatctAGAGTGTACAGATATTAGGCGAGTGTAGGGATCTCTGAATGTATCGGAATCATgagagagtagggatctcagagtgtaTATAGATAAGGAGAGACTAGGGATTTCAGACTATATAGGAatcaggagagagtagggatctcagagtgtacagagatcaagagagagtagggatctcagagcATACAGGGatcaggagagagtagggatctcagagtATACAGAGATCAagagagagtagggatctcagagtgtaCAGAGATAAGGAGAGACTAGGGATTTCAGAGTATACAGGAGTAaggagagagtagggatctcagagtgtacagagatcaagagagagtagggatctcagagtgtaCAGGAATCAGGAGAGTgtagggatctcagagtgtaGAGACATCAagagagagtagggatctcagagtgtaCAGGGTTTAGGAGAGAGTAGGAATCTTAAAGTTTACAGAGATTAGGAAAGAGTAGGGATTTCAGAGTATACAGGAGTCAGGAGACAGTAGGGATTTCATAGTTTACAGGGatcaggagagagtagggatctAAGAGTGTACATGGATCAGGGGAGAGTAGGGATGTCAGAGTGtacagagatcaggagagagtagggatctcagagtgtaCAGGGATCAGGAGACAGAAGAGATGTCAGAGTGtacagagatcaggagagagtagggatctAGAGTGTGCAGAGATTAGGCAAGAGTAGGGATCTCTGAGTGTATCGGAATCATGAGTGAGTAGGGATCTCAGAATGTACAGAGATCAAGAGAGAGAAGGGATCTCAGAGCATATAGGAATCAGGACagagtagggatctcagagtgtaCAGTGATCAagagagagtagggatctcagagcGTACAGGATTCAGGAGAGTGTAGTTATCTCAGAGTGTACAGAGATCAAAAagagtagggatctcagagcGTACAGGGGTCAGGAGAGTGTAGGGATCTCAGAATGTACAGAGATCCggagagagtagggatctcagagtgtacagggatcaggagagagtagggatctcagagtgtaCAGAGATCAAGAGAGAGTTGGGATCTCAGAGCGTACAGGAATCAGGAGAgcagggatctcagagtgtacagagatcaagagagagtagggatctcagagtgtaCAGAGATCAAGAGAGAGTAGAGATCTCAGAGCGTACAGGAATCAGGAGAGTAGGGATCACAGAGTTTAAGAGAGAGTCGCGATCTCAGAATGTACAGAGATCAGGAGAGACTAGGGATTTCAGAGTATACAGGAGtcaggagagagtagggatctcagagtgtacagagatcaagagagagtagggatctcagagcGTTCAGGAATCAGGAGAGTgtagggatctcagagtgtaGAGAGATCAAAAGAGAGTAAGGATCTCAGAGTGTACAGGGATGGGATCCggagagagtagggatctcagaatgtacagagatcaggagagagtagggatctcagagtgtaCATGGTTTAGGAGAGAGTAGGGGTCTCAGAGTGTACAGAGATTAGGAAAGAGTAAGGATTTCAGAGTATACAGGAGTTAGGAGACAGTAGGGATTTCATAGTTTACAGGGatcaggagagagtagggatctcagagtgtatagggatcaggagagagtagggatctcagagtgtaCATGGATCAGGGGAGAGTAGGGATGTCAGAGTGtacagagatcaggagagagtagggatctcagagtgtaCAGGGATCAGGAGACAGAAGGATTGTAAGAGtacagagatcaggagagagtagggatctAGAGTGTACAGAGATTAGGCGAGAGTAGGAATCTCCGAGTGTATCGGAATCATgagagagtagggatctcagagtgtaCAGAGATAAGGAGAGACTAGGGATTTCAGAGTATATAGGAatcaggagagagtagggatctcagagtgtacagagatcaagagagtagggatctcagagcATACAGGAatcaggagagagtagggatctcagaATGTAGAGAGATCATGAGAGAGTAGGGATCGCAGAGTGTACAGAGATCAagagagtagggatctcagagcATACAGGAatcaggagagagtagggatctcagagtgtaCAGAGATCAAGAGAGAGTAGGGATTTCAGAGCGTACAGGAatcaggagagagtagggatctcagaATGTAGAGAGATCATGAGAGAGTAGGGATCGCAGAGTGtacagagatcaggagagagtagggatctcagagtgtaCAGGGATCAGGAGAGTgtagggatctcagagtgtaCAGAGATTAGGAAAGAGTATGGATTTCAGAGTATACAGGAGtcaggagagagtagggatctcagagtgtaCAGAGATCAAGAGAGAGTAGGGATCACAGAGCGTACAGGAATCAGGAGAATGTAGGGATATCAGAGTGTAGAGATCAagagagagtagggatctcagagtgtaCAGGGATCAGAAGAGATTAGGGATCTCAGAATGtacagagatcaggagagagtagggatctcagagtgtacagggatcaggagagagtagggatTTCAGAGTGTACAGAGATCAATGGGAAAGTAGGGATTTCAGAGTGTACAGTGatcaggagagagtagggatctcagagtgtaCAGGGATCAAGAGAGAATAGGGATTTCTGAATGTACAGAGTTTAGGAGTTAGTAGGGATTTCTGACTGtaaagagatcaggagagagtagggatTTTAGAGTATACAGAGATCAGGATagagtagggatctcagagtggacagagatcaggagagagtagggatTTCAGAGTGTAAAGAGCAGTTTCCTGGTAGGAGAGTATTATGTAACGGTATTTTGtcacattattacatattattagaCTAGTGACAGAAGGTTATTTGGGCTCACGGTGTTACATATGCTTTGTGCAGGTACCAGTACTCCCCCCACACTCGCTGCCACTCCAGTATCCGCCATCCCTGCCACACTAGGAGTTAATGGGTACAGCGCAGTGCCCACACAGAGCAGTGTACAGCCTAGCTCGGAGGCCATCTACACCAACGGCTTACACCCCTACCCAGGTAATACTGGTATGTATAGTATTTCAGTACGTGTGGCTATCTGCAACACGTGTCCAGGGTACAGACAATCTAAACGTGTTACTGCTTCCTCCCTCAGCACAGAGCCCGGTTACCCAGCTGGACCCCCTACAACAAGCCTACGCTGGCATGCAGCATTACACAGGTACGTGGGGCTAAGGATGGCGGGACATCGGAGGGCCTGGGGATTATCAGTATTAGGTGTAGGCAACGGATTTTGGATGGGTAAATTGTTAACAAAGTTTAGATGTTTTGGGGCCGCTTTCTAATACTCCGGCCCATCTTACAGCTGCGTACCCGGCCGCGTATGGTCTTGTGAGCCCGGCGTTTACTCAGCCTCCACCTTTGTTACCACAGCAGCCTCcacaacagcagcaacagagagaGGGTGAGTGatgccccccttcctccctcaaaAAAAGAACCCCCCCAAATATGAGGTGTTCCTCACGTGACGTCAATGTGCCCATTTTCCCCAGGTCCGGAGGGCTGCAACATATTTATCTACCACTTGCCCCAGGAATTCACAGATTCCGAGATCCTGCAGATGTTCCTTCCGTTTGGAAACGTAATCTCCGCCAAAGTGTTCGTAGACagagccaccaatcagagcaAGTGTTTTGGTGAGTGAAGTCTGACCTATCCTGGGGGAAAAAGGACCTTGGTGTGGATGACTTGGTTAGCATGGGAGGCAAAAGTGAACAGATTGACAGGTGTCACTGTGGTCGAGAAGATGTCAGATAGTCCTGCTTACACGACTAACTAGCTATAAGCAGAATGATCTAAGATTAGGCTTCTTCTTGACTCTGTCCTGTTTTCTCACGATTGACCTACAGGCTTTGTAAGTTTTGACAATCCCGGCAGTGCTCAGGCTGCTATTCAGGCTATGAACGGTTTCCAGATTGGCATGAAGAGGCTGAAAGTACAACTAAAGCGACCAAAAGATGCCAACCGGCCGTACTGAGGGGTTCAGGTGGGTACCAAAGATGGCGAGCCAGCCTAGTCCCTGTCTTAAGCACAGTAGTCATACACAGGCCCCCTAGTAGATTGAGGGTTCAGGATATGTCTTGTTTGTATTGTTATACTCTGAAAATGAAAAGAAGACATTATCTGGGAAATATTGTCACAATCCTGAGAAGATTTGGGGGAAGAGAGTATTATAATATAGTGTACAGTCTCCTTACCCAAAACAAGACGAAGCTCCCATCCATAACACCAGTAGACACCTAGACATCTGCCCCTAGTCGGAGTGTCCTCAGATCTGAGGTGCTTAATGTAAAGTGCCTGGTAAGCGTTCCTCAATGTcacgttgtgtgtgtgtgtcctatctGTCTGGACTGTCCATTTCCTCATGTTCTCATGACTAGTTATCCTACTTTCGGTATCATTATTTTGTATCCAGTTATCTAAAAGTTTTATGCAGTGAACAAACACAAAGAGTAGACACCGATCTCAGTAGGAAGCCTAGAACCTTTCCCAGTCATCTTTTGATATACTAGGTACCACAACCCAACGAAGTAGCATGTTCCCACCAGATACTCCTAACCTAGAACCTTTCCCAGTGATCTATTGATCTACTATGTACCACAACCCTACAAGGTAGCATGATGATCCCACCAGGGACTCCTAACCTAGAACCTTTCCCAACCATCTATTGATCTACTAGGTACCACAACCCTATGAGGTAGGATGATGTTCCCACCAGATACTCCTAACCTAGAACCTTTCCCAGTGATCTATTGATCTACTATGTACCACAACCCTACGAGGTAGCATGATGATCCCACCAGGGACTCCTAACCTAGAACCTTTCCCAACCATCTATTGATCTACTAGGTACCACAAACCTATGAGGTAGCATGATAATCCCACCAGAGACTCCTAACCTAGATCCTTTCCCAGTTATCTATTGATCTACTAGGTACCACAACCCTACGAGGTAGCATGATGTTCCCACCAGATACTCCTAATCTAGAACCTTTCCCAGTCATCTATTGATCTACTACGTACCACAACCCTACGAGGTAGCATGATAATCCCACCAGAGACTCCTAATCTAGAACCTTTCCCAGTCATCTATTGATCTACTAGGTACCACAACCCTATGAGGTAGCATGATGTTCCCACCAGAGACTCCTAATCTAGAACCTTTCCCAGTCATCTATTGATCTACTATGTACCACAACCCTACGAGGTAGCATGATAATCCCACCAGAGACTCCTAACCTAGAACCTTTCCCAACCATCTATTGATCTACTAGGTACCACAAACCTATGAGGTAGCATGACGATCCCACCAGAGACTCCTAACCTAGATCCTTTCCCAGTCATCTATTGATCTACTACGTACCACAACCCTACGAGGTAGCATGATGTTCCCACCAGATACTCCTAATCTAGAACCTTTCCCAGTCATCTATTGATCTACTACGTACCACAACCCTACGAGGTAGCATGATAATCCCACCAGGAACTCCTAACCTAGAACCTTTCCCAACCATCTATTGATCTACTAGGTACCACAAACCTATGAGGTAGCATGATGATCCCACCAGATTCTCCTAACCTAGAACCTTTCCCAACCATCTATTGATCTACTACGTACCACAACCCTACGAGGTAGCATGATAATCCCACCAGAGACTCCTAACCTAGAACCTTTCCCAACCATCTATTGATCTACTAGGTACCACAAACCTATGAGGTAGCATGACGATCCCACCAGAGACTCCTAACCTAGATCCTTTCCCAGTCATCTATTGATCTACTACGTACCACAACCCTACGAGGTAGCATGATAATCCCACCAGAGACTCCTAACCTAGATCCTTTCCCAGTTATCTATTGATCTACTAGGTACCACAACCCTAT of Mixophyes fleayi isolate aMixFle1 unplaced genomic scaffold, aMixFle1.hap1 Scaffold_147, whole genome shotgun sequence contains these proteins:
- the CELF3 gene encoding CUGBP Elav-like family member 3 isoform X2, whose protein sequence is MNRPIQVKPADSESRGEDRKLFVGMLGKQQTDEDVRRMFEPFGNIDECTVLRGPDGTSKGCAFVKFQTHTEAQAAINTLHGSRTLPGASSSLVVKFADTEKERGLRRMQQVANQLGMFSPIALQFGAYSAYTQAVSDQLMQQQAALVAAHSAYLNPMATMAAVQMQQMATINPNGIITAPITPITPITSSSGTSTPPTLAATPVSAIPATLGVNGYSAVPTQSSVQPSSEAIYTNGLHPYPAQSPVTQLDPLQQAYAGMQHYTAAYPAAYGLVSPAFTQPPPLLPQQPPQQQQQREGPEGCNIFIYHLPQEFTDSEILQMFLPFGNVISAKVFVDRATNQSKCFGFVSFDNPGSAQAAIQAMNGFQIGMKRLKVQLKRPKDANRPY
- the CELF3 gene encoding CUGBP Elav-like family member 3 isoform X1, translated to MNRPIQVKPADSESRGEDRKLFVGMLGKQQTDEDVRRMFEPFGNIDECTVLRGPDGTSKGCAFVKFQTHTEAQAAINTLHGSRTLPGASSSLVVKFADTEKERGLRRMQQVANQLGMFSPIALQFGAYSAYTQAVSDQLMQQQAALVAAHSAYLNPMATMAAVQMQQMATINPNGIITAPITPITPITSSSGTSTPPTLAATPVSAIPATLGVNGYSAVPTQSSVQPSSEAIYTNGLHPYPGNTAQSPVTQLDPLQQAYAGMQHYTAAYPAAYGLVSPAFTQPPPLLPQQPPQQQQQREGPEGCNIFIYHLPQEFTDSEILQMFLPFGNVISAKVFVDRATNQSKCFGFVSFDNPGSAQAAIQAMNGFQIGMKRLKVQLKRPKDANRPY